A single genomic interval of Rhododendron vialii isolate Sample 1 chromosome 3a, ASM3025357v1 harbors:
- the LOC131319751 gene encoding pentatricopeptide repeat-containing protein At3g49170, chloroplastic, whose protein sequence is MINRSLPSPANLVPPPPKTLNPSSQKTSRIQTLKIPNFEHLKNRLIHQASVGHLRQAISTLDLMTQQGLTPDLFTYSLLLKSSIRTRQFHLGKLVHARLSESQLEPDSVSLNSLISLYSKNNDWVTANAIFENMGERRDVVSWSAMISCFSRNDMESKAISTFVKMLEFGECPNQFGFAAVIRACSNAENAWIGDVIFGSVIKTGYFESDVCIGCALIEMFAKGSGDFDSAKKVFDRMPDRNSVSWTLMITRYSHMGNRKEAVELFIDMVESGYMPDKFTFTSLVSACAELGILSFGQQLHAQVVKYGLAFDVCVGCSLVDMYAKCAEDGSMVNSRKVFDVILDHNVISWTSIITGCGQSGKHSKEAIELYCRMIEDQVLPNHFTFSSLFKACSNLSDPDTGEQIYAHVVKMGLAAVNCVGNALISMYVRSGRMEDARKAFDILFEKNLVSYNTIVDGCTKNIDSNEAFGEFHQIEDTGFVLDSFTFASLLSGAASIGAVAKGEQIHARLLKAGFESNQLIANTLVSMYSRCGTMEAALRVYFKMERLNVVSWTSIITGLAKHGFATRALEMFQEMLNAGIKPNEVTYIAVLSACSYVGMIDEGWKHFNSMYKEYGISPRMEHYACMVDLLGRSSFLEEAMQLINSMPFEADALVWRTLLGACRVHGNIALGKQAAEMVIEKEPNDSAGYILLSNLYASMGQWNEVAEIRKTMKKKNLGKEAGSSWIEIENTMHKFHVGDTSHPQAEEIYKELDQLVTEIKEVGYVPDTSSVLQDVEDEQKEEFLLQHSEKIAVTFGLINTSKPKRITVFKNLRVCGDCHNAMKYISMVKEREIVLRDSNRFHHFKNGICSCNDYW, encoded by the coding sequence ATGATCAATCGCTCTCTGCCGTCTCCCGCGAATTTGGTCCCGCCTCcgcccaaaaccctaaacccatcCAGCCAAAAGACATCCCGAATCCAAACCCTCAAAATACCCAACTTCGAACACTTGAAGAACCGCCTGATCCATCAAGCCAGTGTGGGCCACCTCCGCCAGGCAATCTCGACCCTTGATCTCATGACCCAACAAGGCCTCACCCCCGACCTCTTCACCTACTCCCTCCTCCTCAAATCCTCCATCAGAACCCGCCAATTCCATCTAGGTAAGCTCGTCCACGCCAGACTATCCGAGTCGCAGCTCGAGCCCGACTCGGTCTCCCTCAACTCACTAATCAGCTTGTATTCGAAGAACAACGACTGGGTAACGGCCAATGCTATCTTTGAAAACATGGGTGAGCGACGAGACGTGGTTTCTTGGAGTGCAATGATCTCGTGCTTCTCACGTAATGATATGGAATCGAAAGCTATATCTACTTTTGTTAAGATGCTTGAGTTTGGAGAATGCCCCAATCAGTTTGGCTTTGCCGCCGTGATTCGGGCATGTTCGAATGCCGAGAATGCTTGGATTGGGGATGTAATTTTTGGGTCTGTGATAAAGACTGGGTATTTTGAGTCTGATGTGTGTATTGGATGTGCATTGATAGAGATGTTTGCGAAGGGAAGTGGTGACTTTGATTCAGCAAAGAAGGTGTTCGACAGAATGCCTGACAGAAATTCAGTGTCTTGGACTTTGATGATAACTAGATATTCTCATATGGGTAATCGAAAGGAAGCCGTTGAGTTGTTTATCGATATGGTAGAGAGCGGTTATATGCCAGATAAgtttacttttactagtttgGTTTCTGCTTGTGCAGAGTTAGGGATATTATCGTTTGGGCAGCAATTGCATGCTCAAGTGGTCAAGTATGGGTTGGCTTTCGATGTTTGTGTTGGCTGTAGTTTGGTTGACATGTATGCGAAATGTGCAGAAGATGGATCTATGGTTAATTCAAGGAAAGTTTTCGATGTTATCCTTGATCATAATGTTATATCTTGGACTTCGATTATCACAGGTTGTGGGCAGAGCGGAAAGCATAGTAAGGAAGCCATCGAGCTCTATTGCAGGATGATCGAGGATCAAGTTTTACCTAATCATTTCACCTTTTCCAGCCTTTTCAAGGCATGTAGTAATCTTTCTGATCCTGATACTGGTGAACAGATTTATGCACATGTGGTGAAAATGGGTCTTGCGGCAGTTAATTGTGTCGGGAATGCTCTTATTAGCATGTATGTTCGATCTGGTAGGATGGAAGATGCTAGGAAAGCTTTCGATATTCTATTTGAGAAGAATTTGGTTTCTTACAACACAATTGTTGATGGATGCACCAAGAATATTGATTCTAATGAAGCCTTTGGAGAATTCCATCAAATTGAGGATACTGGGTTCGTGCTCGATTCTTTCACATTTGCCAGCCTCTTGAGTGGAGCTGCTAGTATAGGGGCAGTTGCTAAGGGTGAACAAATTCATGCTCGGTTACTAAAGGCAGGGTTCGAGTCAAATCAGCTCATAGCTAATACTCTAGTTTCCATGTATTCAAGATGTGGAACCATGGAAGCTGCTTTGCGAGTTTATTTCAAAATGGAACGTTTGAATGTGGTATCATGGACTTCTATTATAACAGGGTTAGCAAAGCATGGATTCGCAACAAGAGCATTGGAAATGTTCCAAGAAATGCTTAATGCAGGTATAAAGCCAAACGAGGTCACCTATATTGCCGTTCTATCAGCTTGTAGCTACGTAGGTATGATCGATGAGGGGTGGAAGCACTTCAACTCAATGTACAAAGAGTACGGGATAAGCCCTAGAATGGAACACTATGCATGTATGGTTGATTTGTTAGGCCGGTCAAGCTTCTTAGAGGAAGCCATGCAGCTCATCAACTCAATGCCTTTCGAAGCTGATGCTTTGGTCTGGCGCACATTGCTTGGAGCTTGTCGAGTCCATGGTAATATCGCGCTTGGGAAACAGGCAGCTGAAATGGTTATTGAGAAAGAGCCAAATGATTCAGCAGGGTACATTTTGCTATCAAACTTGTACGCTTCCATGGGCCAATGGAATGAGGTAGCAGAAATTAGAAAAaccatgaaaaagaagaatttggGAAAAGAAGCTGGCAGTAGCTGGATAGAGATAGAAAATACGATGCATAAGTTTCACGTGGGAGATACATcccatccccaagcagaggaAATATACAAAGAACTTGATCAATTGGTTACCGAGATAAAGGAGGTGGGTTATGTCCCTGACACAAGCTCTGTTCTTCAAGATGTTGAGGATGAACAGAAGGAGGAATTTCTGCTGCAACATAGTGAGAAAATTGCCGTGACATTTGGTCTTATTAACACGTCAAAACCTAAGCGTATTACTGTATTTAAGAATCTCCGCGTGTGTGGAGATTGCCATAATGCTATGAAGTACATATCGATGGtaaaggagagagaaattgtTTTGAGGGATTCTAACCGGTTTCACCATTTCAAAAATGGGATCTGCTCCTGCAATGATTACTGGTGA